atcaTTGAACGGTGTGATTCCTTTTCTTTGAAATTCCTTTTGAATGTGACTGAAAAAGTCTCTGCGGACATCCTCCCCACGGAAGCTTGGAAAGACATGGTGTGTCCAATTGTGAGACAGAGTAGTTGGAGTTGATGGAagagataaagaagaagaatctaGTTTTTTATGGAATCTGAACTTTCTTAAAAGCGTGAAGAAGCTAATTGCTGCTGCTGCAGCAGCAACAGTGGGAAGGAGAAAAGAAGAGGTCATTTTGTGTGTGGTAGAGAGAGACCAAGAAGCTCTCTAGCAAGATATGTGGAGGAGTTTAGGTATGCAAAACGTTGACTCTGTCTACATTGACCGAGACCGAGAACGTTGATTTAGTAAAAGAGAGGAATTGTCGTGGAAAACTTGTCACCGGAGAAAATGATCAacttactttattttatttaatgtttgtCCACAAAATTTTTCActctctccccccccccccaaaaaattCACTGTTTGTGTTGCAGTCGAATATTACTCAttccgtttcattttaattgtcgttATAAGTTTATGCACAcagtttaagaaaatatataatttatatttcttaaacAAAAATACAATTACCTATACAACTAAACATTTTTcaacaaattgaaaaataaaatggtgAATCTTAttgataaattttgcattgaaacgacacttattttgaaacgaaattTTTTTCCTCCAACAACGACAATTAAATCGAAACAGAGGGATTAATTAATGTATGGCACCACCATTCTTTATGATGTCAAAGCTTTTAAGAAGTCTTGAGGTTTTAATTCATATCCGCACCTAGTCTCAGAGCAGGAAGAATTCACCTATTTTATGCATTATCCTAAGAGCTGCACCGTTAGCTTCTGTTCCAAGTAACTCAAAGACTATGAACCCTGTATACCTTTGTCAAGATGTTCTTACTCTGTTTCCTAGACCAACATTGTTGTGTCTAATTAAAAACTCTGTTTAGTGATTTGTGTTTGTGGGCAATTGAGTTTCAGACTACTTTCTTTCAGGACATTGACCACTAAATTGCTTCCTTTTTTTACAGGCAATACTTGGATAATCTTATTAGCGGCATTCGGATGGAACTTCCTTGGAAGCCAAGAAACTGAAAACTTCAAGTGTATAGGTTTCTTCTTTCTCGTCTTCGTTTTTCTGATTGGATTCTGAAAATGCCTCAATGTCTTTTGTTTTATCAAGTATTTGAGCTCAGTTCATGCTAAATTTGTGAGTTCTAATTCGAAGAGATGAGTCAAAATCCAAATGtaatttaaatcaataaaagaagGATTTTGCTCATTTATGTCCAAGATCCTTATCTGCTATTGTCTTTCAAAGCCAAAGATGTTTTGTGTCTGGAAACTAAAGAGCCAAGATAAACTTTCTTGGTCGCGCAGAGGTTTCACCAAGCCGGAGTAGAGATGAATATTATACAAGATGTAAGGCTCACAAGTGACAACAATAAGCTACTACCAAGTATTTACAGCTACAAAACGTGTGAACAATCAAGCGACAGGAGGGATTGATGTAGCAAAACAAACAGCTCAAGAACATGAAAAGAAGAGTGAGCGTGTGCTTGCCTGCGGGAGAAAGAGACTGAGATGAAATTTGTTTCACTTCAAGACTTTGAAATGAAAAAGCCAAGAAACAATGAACGCAAAGATCATAACGGCAAGTAAGAAGTTCATAACACGGCGACCATGCCAGGTTCCCCGTGTCTCTGTCTGAATTTGTCCTGCAGTTGTTTGTGAATGGGCAGAGGCATTGCTCTCTTGGTTTGACTGTTCGCCAGCAACGTTTATAGCCATTGCGCCGCATATCTCACATGTCCTGCTCAGATTACCATAACAATATGAGAAATGCTAATCAGTATAGCCTTTAGAGACACTTTTCAACTTCCACATTCACAAGAAGATCTAACTCCAACCTGTTACTACTgcataaaacaatgcaaagacGCTAGACAGAACTATTGGTATAGTGGTGACTGGTAAGAGAATCAAACTAAGCAAAAGGGACCGCAAGATTCTCAATACAAAGCCAATCACAGAAACAGGATTTAATTGAGACAACAAACCATCAGTCCAAATTTGTAGGAAAATAAGAAGATAAGACATAATTTCAATATACTAACTGTAGATTCCAGCTTCAGTAGATAACAATCATATAGATCTCTACAAATCAgacaagaaaataaatcaaaggacata
The window above is part of the Brassica napus cultivar Da-Ae chromosome C3, Da-Ae, whole genome shotgun sequence genome. Proteins encoded here:
- the BNAC03G12230D gene encoding uncharacterized protein BNAC03G12230D — protein: CDNSFQNLAFERSDNSDEQEEDDEAREDDVEEEYYGLPLQLGCSCKGDLGVAHSKCAETWFKIKGNMTCEICGAMAINVAGEQSNQESNASAHSQTTAGQIQTETRGTWHGRRVMNFLLAVMIFAFIVSWLFHFKVLK